Proteins encoded within one genomic window of Canis lupus dingo isolate Sandy chromosome 28, ASM325472v2, whole genome shotgun sequence:
- the CALHM2 gene encoding calcium homeostasis modulator protein 2, whose product MAALIAENFRFLSLFFKSKDVMIFNGLVALGTVGSQELFSVVAFHCPCSPARNYLYGLTAIGVPALALFLIGVILNNHTWNLVAECQYRRAKNCSAAPNFLLLSSILGRAAVAPVTWSVISLLRGEAYVCALSEFVDPSSLTAGEKGFPPAHATEILARFPCGEGPANLSGFREEVTRRLKYESQLFGWLLIGVVAILVFLTKCLKHYCSPLSYRQEAYWAQYRTNEDQLFQRTAEVHSRVLAANNVRRFFGFVALNKDDEELVARFPVEGTQPRPQWNAITGVYLYRENQGLPLYSRLHKWAQGLAGNGTAPETMEMAPLTS is encoded by the exons ATGGCAGCCCTGATTGCAGAGAACTTCCGCTTCCTGTCGCTCTTCTTCAAGAGCAAGGATGTGATGATTTTCAATGGGCTGGTGGCACTGGGCACGGTGGGCAGCCAGGAGCTCTTCTCTGTGGTGGCTTTCCATTGCCCTTGCTCACCTGCCCGCAACTACCTGTACGGGCTGACGGCCATTGGCGTGCCTGCCCTGGCCCTCTTCCTCATTGGGGTCATCCTCAACAACCACACATGGAACCTGGTCGCTGAGTGCCAGTACCGGAGGGCCAAGAACTGCTCAGCTGCCCCCAACTTCCTCCTCCTAAGCTCCATCCTGGGCCGTGCAGCGGTGGCCCCTGTCACCTGGTCCGTCATTTCCCTGCTGCGAGGTGAGGCCTATGTCTGCGCTCTCAGCGAGTTTGTGGATCCCTCCTCACTCACAGCTGGGGAGAAGGGCTTCCCACCAGCCCATGCCACGGAAATCTTGGCCAGGTTCCCCTGCGGGGAGGGCCCCGCCAACCTGTCAGGCTTCCGGGAAGAGGTCACCCGCAGGCTCAAGTATGAGTCCCAG CTCTTCGGGTGGCTACTCATCGGCGTGGTGGCCATCCTGGTGTTCCTGACCAAGTGCCTCAAGCATTACTGCTCACCACTCAGCTACCGCCAGGAGGCCTACTGGGCACAGTACCGCACCAATGAGGACCAGCTCTTCCAGCGCACCGCCGAGGTACACTCACGGGTGCTGGCTGCCAACAATGTGCGCCGCTTCTTTGGCTTCGTGGCACTCAACAAGGATGACGAGGAGCTTGTTGCCAGGTTCCCAGTGGAAGGCACACAGCCTCGGCCACAGTGGAACGCCATCACTGGCGTCTACTTGTACCGTGAGAACCAGGGCCTCCCACTGTACAGCCGCCTGCACAAGTGGGCCCAAGGTCTGGCAGGCAATGGGACAGCACCAGAAACCATGGAGATGGCCCCCCTCACCTCCTGA